In one Magallana gigas chromosome 9, xbMagGiga1.1, whole genome shotgun sequence genomic region, the following are encoded:
- the LOC105342846 gene encoding phosphatidylinositol phosphatase PTPRQ-like, translating to MPSIPSGYTQNVTDVDEFKAIVRLKNVIDNSILVDWTTLDISGVDVCYEIVFNTLTLYNISSPPQLITNLSNGEVQAVQVTSIAKRRDDRIEIVMSDVFFIRTAPLTPFFKDSEYYEAPNVTIMWMPRNPDVDLYYIYLKGHGTMSVPNSTNETSLSLTGLKPGTNYMFTVIQQTNGPFASNSSEATLNIRTRSTEPGPPTAVELVDVGQRNISINVTDTDTPNGDIIGYRFHIMYKLYPDKMGYSVKVKLLNKMNSNIYVLERHIYPGTRYKIAVFTVNDAFNSSLNVTLQDITTLPDTPGQVDVHTPSYIYQKTSLAVIIWRRPSHPNGNMKAYRAVLESGPDITNCRIYYLCFDVCNNTILGPPNDTCTISNDTTLMEHQKIMSLLVDNLRQGTTYTLSVVGYNEAGEGKNPRLISLTTKRISKFKYHNRILRFCHHSFIL from the exons ATGCCc agtATTCCCAGCGGGTACACCCAAAACGTAACAGATG TTGATGAATTCAAAGCTATAGTCAGGTTAAAAAACGTCATTGATAATTCAATCCTGGTGGATTGGACGACGCTAGACATCAGCGGTGTTGACGTCTGTTACGAGATCGTGTTCAACACTTTGACGTTATACAATATAAGTTCCCCACCCCAACTCATCACAAACTTGTCGAACGGAGAGGTTCAGGCTGTACAGGTTACATCGATCGCCAAGAGACGAGACGACAGGATAGAAATAGTGATGTCTGATGTATTTTTCATAAGAACTG CCCCACTGACGCCTTTCTTCAAGGACTCTGAATATTATGAAGCACCAAACGTAACGATAATGTGGATGCCTAGAAACCCGGATGTTgatttatattacatatatctAAAGGGTCATGGTACAATGTCCGTACCTAATTCAACAAATGAAACATCTCTTTCATTAACTGGTCTAAAACCAGGCACAAATTACATGTTTACCGTGATTCAACAAACAAACGGACCATTTGCAAGTAACAGTTCAGAAGCAACCCTAAATATTCGAACAAGATCGACGG aacCTGGTCCGCCAACGGCTGTTGAGTTGGTTGACGTTGGACAGAGAAACATCTCAATAAATGTGACAGACACGGACACGCCTAATGGTGACATCATAGGGTACCGTTTTCATATCATGTACAAGTTGTATCCCGACAAAATGGGGTACAGTGTGAAAGTAAAACTCTTAAACAAAATGAACTCCAACATCTATGTCCTTGAGAGACATATTTATCCAG GGACCCGTTACAAGATAGCAGTTTTCACTGTCAATGACGCTTTCAACAGCTCGTTGAATGTAACTCTACAAGATATAACAACATTGCCtgaca CACCAGGTCAAGTGGACGTGCATACGCCATCATACATCTACCAAAAAACTTCATTAGCTGTTATAATATGGCGCCGACCTTCACATCCAAATGGAAACATGAAAGCCTACAGAGCTGTGCTAGAAAGTGGTCCAGATATTACGAATTGTCGAATTTACTATTTATGTTTTGATGTCTGCAATAAT ACAATTTTGGGTCCTCCAAATGACACTTGCACGATAAGCAATGACACCACTCTTATGGAACACCAAAAGATCATGTCTCTACTTGTGGATAATCTTAGACAAGGCACCACCTATACATTGAGTGTAGTGGGATACAATGAAGCAGGAGAAGGAAAGAATCCGCGGCTTATCTCCCTAACCACAAAACGCATAAGTAAGTTTAAATATCATAATAGAATCCTAAGATTCTGccatcattcatttattttataa